One window from the genome of Leptospira wolffii serovar Khorat str. Khorat-H2 encodes:
- a CDS encoding N-acetylmuramoyl-L-alanine amidase family protein, with translation MAKNHLLLPALISVFLCNLSLFAEARVPTIGHQGYVSFEEIKKRIPGLQSKFEPATMVGSVLHSGGELRFKIGSSFYAVNGSLEKTNLPAIYREKDFLLPPEFVEAIFVRLLSGDVNYEFKAGELVFDLLPKAEKLRLSAIILDAGHGGKDPGTSSPKGLQEKHVSLQVAKILKKFLNKVYPEVRVVLTRGDDTFIELERRSEIANKEIHKGGSVLFVSLHCNASISDDVNGFEVYYLSQTPSTEAARETSLFENRISGKKGGPNYGKIQAGMMSSLIQRRSRLLAVSVESEMKKNLASKILSRGVKKADFSVLRGSLMPAILVELGYLTNGKESGLLADKAQQVKLAKSILEGVRAYELAKD, from the coding sequence TTGGCAAAAAATCACCTCCTTCTTCCGGCGTTAATATCGGTTTTTCTCTGTAACCTATCCCTTTTCGCCGAAGCAAGAGTTCCTACGATCGGGCATCAGGGATACGTCTCCTTCGAAGAGATCAAGAAGAGGATCCCCGGGCTCCAATCCAAATTCGAGCCGGCTACGATGGTCGGCTCCGTTTTACACTCGGGGGGAGAACTTCGCTTCAAAATCGGTTCCTCCTTTTACGCGGTCAACGGTAGTTTAGAAAAAACGAATTTGCCCGCGATCTATCGGGAAAAGGATTTTTTGCTACCTCCGGAATTCGTGGAGGCTATTTTCGTCCGTCTTCTTTCCGGAGACGTGAATTACGAATTCAAGGCAGGAGAACTCGTCTTCGACCTGTTGCCTAAGGCGGAGAAACTGAGATTATCCGCAATCATTCTAGATGCAGGGCATGGAGGAAAGGATCCCGGGACTTCTTCTCCCAAAGGACTCCAGGAAAAACACGTTTCATTGCAGGTGGCTAAGATTCTCAAGAAATTCTTGAACAAAGTTTATCCGGAGGTTCGGGTGGTTCTTACCCGGGGAGACGATACTTTCATTGAGCTGGAGAGAAGGTCGGAGATCGCAAACAAGGAGATCCATAAGGGCGGGTCCGTGCTATTCGTAAGTTTGCATTGCAACGCCTCCATTTCGGACGATGTGAACGGTTTCGAAGTCTATTATCTTTCTCAGACCCCTTCCACGGAGGCCGCCCGGGAAACCTCTTTATTCGAGAATAGGATCTCGGGGAAGAAGGGAGGACCGAATTACGGGAAAATCCAAGCCGGAATGATGTCTTCCTTGATCCAAAGGAGGAGTAGGCTTCTAGCCGTGAGCGTCGAATCCGAGATGAAAAAAAACCTCGCTTCCAAGATATTGTCTAGAGGGGTGAAGAAGGCAGATTTCTCCGTCTTAAGAGGGAGCCTGATGCCGGCCATCCTGGTCGAGTTGGGATACTTAACC